A part of Gracilimonas sp. genomic DNA contains:
- a CDS encoding M14 family zinc carboxypeptidase has translation MKKKIKIVQAIVIAICVLQSMGIQAQMVFWPDATYNPEITSPEEFLGYEAGSYLTDHFQMIDYIHLLKEQAPERVEVIKIGKSMERRDMYLVVISSEENMARLESIRTKVSSLKDPVNTSNEEAREIASNTPVITWMNYANDGDESAAFEAGLQVTYHFAAGTDSETQAVLDESVIVINTAHNPDSHQRHVTWMKASIVGGGTPDRIASEHAGDWRMSNSNSRYQIDMNRDGFALTQDESKIVSENMQYWSPQVWVDYHGEPEEYFFAPYAIPVNPNYPGTTNKWANVIGENNAKAFDEFGWTYYAREVFDLHYPGYWDSYPAFNGAIGMTYETNGGGDKGLVYRKLDGTLSTLKKAIHHHVVASIATAITTAQNREKMLLDYYSFFKSGMDEVKSETVKQIALVPGSQENDVHDLVRLLLDHEIKVYKTGEQKTAQGINYLSGRNERITLPAGTFVVPMAQPNKRLAKVLLERNTDIQPEFLEEALKAYDYNKSVGENAPKQSLGFYDVTAWSLPLTYNINTAGLTREISGLVEISGTPEREGGVVGSKKANYAYYFDYQSNDAARLLSRLIQEEFNVSISTKQVSLNGKDYKRGVVIARVQRNPANLYDRINALATEIGIRVETTDAAWTEKGILLGSRNVVSLHKPKVMVLMEEPVSENGFGAIWFNLEERYKLDFTAVRFEDFNRANLYDFDVIILPPGSSSGYLNGLGEQGISSLKNWISNGGTFIGIKEGAVFAANEKVNLTSSRLLGSQEDTSVDFTPGAILKANLDLNHFLTLGFEDELPVHVFSSNIFTPSEKGANVAVYDTESPKMSGFIFEENEQNFSGNPYLIHEPMGRGNVILFPEEPTFRLYWRGPERLLINSIILPNSF, from the coding sequence ATGAAAAAGAAGATCAAAATAGTACAGGCAATAGTAATAGCAATCTGTGTTTTACAAAGCATGGGTATTCAGGCTCAAATGGTTTTTTGGCCTGACGCTACCTACAACCCCGAAATTACATCGCCTGAGGAGTTTCTTGGTTACGAAGCTGGAAGTTATCTTACGGATCACTTCCAGATGATTGACTACATTCACCTTTTGAAAGAGCAAGCTCCGGAGCGTGTTGAAGTTATTAAAATAGGCAAATCTATGGAGCGCAGAGATATGTATCTGGTGGTCATTAGCTCTGAAGAAAATATGGCCAGGCTGGAAAGTATCCGAACTAAAGTTAGTAGCCTCAAGGATCCGGTAAATACTTCAAATGAGGAAGCGCGGGAGATCGCATCTAATACTCCGGTTATAACGTGGATGAACTATGCTAATGACGGAGATGAGTCGGCAGCCTTCGAAGCTGGACTTCAGGTTACGTATCATTTTGCTGCTGGTACAGATTCGGAAACGCAAGCCGTGTTGGACGAATCGGTTATTGTAATTAACACTGCACACAACCCGGACAGCCACCAGCGGCATGTGACCTGGATGAAGGCTTCGATTGTTGGAGGCGGAACTCCGGACAGGATTGCATCAGAGCATGCCGGGGACTGGCGAATGTCGAACAGCAATAGTCGCTATCAAATTGATATGAATCGGGATGGTTTTGCTCTTACTCAGGATGAGAGTAAAATAGTTTCTGAGAACATGCAGTATTGGAGCCCGCAAGTTTGGGTTGACTATCATGGAGAACCAGAAGAATACTTTTTTGCTCCCTATGCTATTCCTGTAAACCCTAATTATCCGGGTACTACCAATAAATGGGCAAATGTAATTGGCGAAAATAACGCAAAGGCTTTTGATGAATTTGGTTGGACTTATTATGCCCGGGAAGTCTTTGATTTACATTATCCTGGTTATTGGGATTCCTATCCTGCTTTCAATGGGGCTATTGGGATGACCTATGAAACCAATGGAGGAGGAGATAAAGGTTTGGTATACCGCAAACTTGATGGTACACTCTCAACCCTGAAAAAAGCCATCCACCACCATGTAGTAGCAAGTATTGCCACTGCTATCACGACGGCTCAAAACCGTGAAAAAATGTTACTGGATTATTACAGCTTTTTTAAAAGTGGAATGGATGAAGTCAAGAGCGAAACAGTTAAACAAATAGCACTGGTACCTGGAAGTCAGGAAAATGACGTGCATGACTTGGTGAGACTATTATTGGATCATGAAATTAAAGTGTATAAAACGGGGGAGCAAAAAACCGCACAAGGAATTAATTATCTGTCTGGGAGAAATGAACGAATTACACTTCCAGCCGGAACATTTGTTGTACCAATGGCTCAACCCAATAAACGACTGGCGAAAGTGCTGCTGGAAAGAAATACGGATATACAACCTGAGTTTCTCGAAGAAGCGCTAAAAGCTTATGACTACAACAAATCTGTAGGAGAAAATGCTCCCAAACAATCGCTCGGATTTTATGATGTAACTGCATGGTCGTTGCCTTTGACTTACAATATTAATACTGCTGGGTTGACCCGCGAAATAAGCGGCTTGGTAGAAATCTCAGGTACGCCAGAGAGAGAGGGAGGTGTAGTTGGGAGCAAAAAAGCCAATTATGCCTACTACTTTGATTACCAGTCGAATGATGCGGCACGCCTTTTAAGCCGGCTGATTCAAGAAGAATTCAACGTTTCTATTTCCACAAAGCAAGTAAGCTTGAATGGGAAAGACTATAAGCGAGGCGTGGTAATAGCACGTGTTCAGCGAAATCCTGCTAATCTATATGATCGGATAAATGCTTTAGCAACAGAAATAGGAATACGAGTAGAAACGACCGACGCTGCCTGGACAGAAAAAGGCATTTTGCTTGGCTCAAGAAATGTCGTAAGTCTGCATAAACCCAAAGTTATGGTTTTGATGGAAGAGCCGGTTAGTGAAAATGGGTTTGGTGCTATCTGGTTTAACCTGGAAGAGAGATATAAGTTAGATTTTACAGCAGTACGGTTCGAGGATTTTAACCGTGCAAATTTATATGATTTTGATGTTATCATTTTGCCACCGGGATCTTCATCAGGATACCTGAACGGTTTAGGAGAGCAGGGAATCTCCTCCTTAAAAAACTGGATTTCGAATGGTGGAACATTTATAGGAATCAAAGAGGGAGCTGTTTTTGCCGCTAACGAAAAGGTCAACCTTACCAGCTCTCGTCTTTTGGGCAGCCAGGAAGATACCTCTGTAGACTTTACTCCGGGAGCCATCTTAAAGGCGAATTTAGACCTGAATCACTTCCTCACTCTGGGATTTGAGGATGAGTTACCCGTGCATGTATTCAGTTCAAATATATTTACGCCAAGCGAAAAAGGAGCAAATGTAGCCGTTTATGACACTGAAAGCCCTAAAATGAGTGGATTTATCTTCGAAGAAAATGAACAAAATTTTAGTGGCAATCCATATCTGATACACGAACCTATGGGACGTGGTAATGTTATCCTGTTTCCCGAAGAACCAACCTTCCGTTTATATTGGAGAGGCCCTGAAAGGCTTCTTATAAATAGTATTATTTTACCAAACAGCTTTTAA
- a CDS encoding YceI family protein gives MATWNIDPTHSEIQFKVKHLVISTVTGNFKSFNGSLTTEGDSFENASVKFEADIDSITTNNADRDTHLKSDDFFNAEQYPKLKFESTSFKNKGGDNYELTGNLTIRDITKEVTLNVEHGGTVDDPYGQTKAGFEINGSVNRKEFGLKWNAVTEAGSVVVADQVKLHLNVQVVESAPVEA, from the coding sequence ATGGCAACCTGGAATATAGACCCTACTCATTCAGAGATTCAGTTTAAAGTAAAACACCTGGTTATTTCAACGGTAACTGGTAATTTCAAAAGTTTCAATGGCTCTCTGACTACAGAGGGTGATTCTTTTGAAAATGCTTCTGTAAAATTTGAAGCAGATATTGACAGCATCACCACAAACAATGCTGACAGAGACACTCACTTAAAGTCTGACGATTTCTTTAACGCTGAACAATATCCTAAACTCAAGTTTGAATCTACCTCTTTCAAAAATAAAGGCGGAGACAATTACGAACTGACCGGAAATCTTACCATCCGCGACATCACAAAAGAGGTAACACTAAATGTGGAGCATGGCGGAACTGTTGATGATCCATATGGTCAAACAAAAGCTGGTTTTGAAATTAACGGTTCAGTAAATCGTAAAGAATTTGGACTAAAATGGAATGCCGTCACTGAAGCTGGCAGTGTAGTAGTTGCCGATCAAGTGAAATTACACCTGAATGTTCAGGTAGTAGAAAGTGCGCCAGTAGAAGCATAA
- a CDS encoding response regulator transcription factor, producing the protein MKLLIVEDNPDLLENILTYLKREGYICETAEDYDTAFNKIMSYTYDVALIDIMIPGGDGLQVLQELKSVKPETGTIIISAKNSLDDKVKGLELGADDYLTKPFQLAELQARIKAVNRRNNLGGKEVLEVNEISINTKTMEVAVNNTPVDLTPKEYDLLVYFTSNKNHVLSKQTIAEHLWGDYVDHLENLDFVYQHIKNLRKKLAEAGGTDYIESVYSIGYKFNTNKKVS; encoded by the coding sequence ATGAAGTTGCTTATAGTCGAAGACAACCCTGATTTGCTCGAAAATATTCTTACCTACCTCAAAAGGGAAGGCTATATCTGTGAAACAGCAGAAGACTATGACACTGCGTTTAACAAGATCATGTCGTATACCTATGACGTAGCCCTCATTGACATCATGATTCCCGGCGGAGATGGACTTCAGGTTTTGCAAGAGTTGAAGTCCGTTAAGCCTGAAACAGGAACGATTATTATCTCTGCAAAGAACTCTTTAGATGATAAAGTGAAAGGATTGGAACTTGGTGCAGATGATTATCTAACAAAACCTTTTCAGCTGGCTGAACTTCAGGCTCGTATTAAAGCGGTTAACCGTAGAAACAACTTGGGCGGGAAGGAGGTTCTGGAGGTCAATGAAATTTCCATCAATACAAAAACGATGGAGGTTGCAGTAAATAATACCCCTGTTGATTTGACGCCCAAGGAATATGATCTGCTGGTCTATTTTACGTCTAATAAAAACCATGTGCTTTCCAAACAAACCATAGCGGAGCATTTGTGGGGAGATTATGTAGACCATCTTGAGAACCTGGATTTTGTATATCAGCACATCAAAAACCTTCGGAAAAAATTAGCTGAAGCCGGAGGCACCGACTATATAGAAAGCGTGTATAGTATTGGTTATAAGTTCAACACGAACAAAAAAGTGTCATGA
- a CDS encoding DivIVA domain-containing protein, which produces MKLTPLEIKQQTFEKGLRGYDTADVQAFLTLVSNEFEHLINKNKELEQQIDKLTERVKHYERVEDALHETLQTAKESMEQKVSGAKQEAKNTLEKAEMEADAIIKEANHNRQQIRQSILRLLDRREEIINGISSYLENAKKSVEQFGKDEMEVFQLPKEEKLEESLDNVKRPTKFMLDEEGEADGVKSAKKENEDDEEEDHAFPPGSDRLDDILDEID; this is translated from the coding sequence ATGAAACTCACTCCGCTTGAAATAAAACAACAAACTTTTGAGAAGGGGCTTCGCGGGTATGATACAGCAGATGTACAGGCTTTTCTTACGCTGGTATCAAATGAATTTGAACACCTGATCAATAAAAATAAAGAGCTTGAGCAGCAAATTGATAAGCTGACCGAACGTGTAAAGCACTACGAGCGGGTGGAAGATGCACTGCATGAAACACTGCAAACGGCAAAAGAGTCGATGGAGCAAAAGGTTTCCGGTGCAAAACAGGAAGCAAAAAACACCCTCGAAAAAGCTGAAATGGAAGCGGATGCCATCATCAAGGAAGCAAACCACAACCGGCAGCAAATCCGCCAGAGTATTCTCCGGTTGCTGGATCGTCGGGAAGAAATTATAAACGGAATAAGCTCTTATCTCGAAAACGCTAAGAAATCGGTGGAGCAATTCGGTAAAGACGAAATGGAAGTTTTTCAGCTTCCTAAAGAAGAGAAGCTGGAAGAGTCGCTTGATAATGTGAAGCGCCCAACCAAGTTTATGCTTGATGAAGAGGGTGAGGCTGACGGTGTGAAATCAGCAAAAAAAGAAAATGAAGATGATGAGGAAGAGGACCATGCATTTCCTCCCGGAAGCGACCGGCTAGATGATATTCTTGATGAAATAGATTAG
- a CDS encoding YggS family pyridoxal phosphate-dependent enzyme, which produces MSDQDIAQNLKSIQQKIEKAATESGRDPDEIVLVAVSKTKPTEDILTAIKAGHLQFGENRMKELEDKMAEIELPEVVWHFIGNLQTNKIKYIADRVDWIHSVEKAKYLNEINKRAGNADRVINALIQVNISGEKQKGGCEPEDLANILKSAQDYEHVSVRGLMGMATFVDDAEDVRSEFKLLKQLFDSHQKYNGGSVNLEHLSMGMTNDMEVAIQEGATMVRIGSAIFGERNYD; this is translated from the coding sequence ATGAGTGACCAGGATATCGCCCAAAACCTTAAATCAATTCAACAAAAAATTGAAAAGGCTGCTACCGAATCAGGCAGAGACCCTGACGAGATTGTCCTCGTAGCGGTAAGTAAAACCAAACCCACGGAGGATATCCTGACGGCTATTAAAGCCGGACATTTACAGTTCGGGGAAAATCGGATGAAAGAGCTTGAAGATAAAATGGCTGAGATAGAACTGCCGGAGGTTGTTTGGCACTTTATTGGAAATCTTCAAACCAATAAAATCAAATACATTGCTGATCGGGTAGACTGGATACACTCTGTAGAAAAGGCTAAATACCTGAACGAGATTAACAAAAGAGCGGGTAACGCTGATCGGGTAATAAATGCTTTGATACAGGTGAATATTAGTGGTGAAAAGCAGAAAGGTGGCTGTGAGCCAGAAGATTTGGCTAATATTTTAAAGTCGGCACAAGATTATGAGCATGTGAGTGTTCGGGGATTAATGGGAATGGCTACTTTTGTTGATGATGCAGAAGACGTGCGTTCAGAATTTAAACTGCTGAAACAGCTTTTTGATTCACACCAAAAATACAATGGCGGCAGCGTAAACCTGGAGCACCTTTCGATGGGCATGACCAACGACATGGAAGTGGCTATTCAGGAAGGAGCAACGATGGTGAGAATAGGTAGTGCCATCTTTGGTGAGCGCAACTATGATTAG
- a CDS encoding Nif3-like dinuclear metal center hexameric protein, translated as MSTRIRQISTFLNQWAPPKVKMDYDNVGLLVGDPNAPVTSILTCLDVTDSVVAEAIETGSELIVAHHPLIFSKIGSINPTDEQGRIIYKLIKNDIGLLVAHTNLDAALDGVSFVLANMLGLDNLKFLDKNYSISRKIRLITSHKDSDAVLKLLNYHSAEEAHYFDVNSREDGLKCFEAIIDQHNVSVLKKALKSEGMLKEGSFQVIDLASTSQNFGMGVIGEYPEKGIGKNEFLHLVSKALNVKAIRFSGNVDRIKSVAVCGGAGVFLKDKAIAAGAQAFVTADIKYHDYFTEADNFLLVDVGHYESEFPVAEALKNELSEAFEELEVSVTRTVTNPMQVYVSEPEPKTIQPS; from the coding sequence ATGTCAACCCGAATCCGGCAAATATCTACCTTCCTTAATCAGTGGGCTCCTCCCAAAGTAAAAATGGATTATGATAATGTCGGATTACTCGTCGGAGACCCAAATGCTCCGGTAACTTCTATTCTTACCTGCCTCGATGTAACCGACAGTGTTGTAGCTGAAGCCATAGAAACAGGCAGCGAACTTATTGTTGCCCATCACCCGCTTATCTTCAGTAAAATTGGAAGCATTAATCCAACTGATGAACAGGGCCGGATTATTTACAAGCTTATTAAGAATGATATAGGCTTGCTGGTAGCTCACACGAACTTAGACGCTGCCCTTGATGGTGTTTCTTTTGTATTAGCTAATATGCTGGGTCTGGATAACCTGAAGTTTTTAGATAAAAATTATTCCATCAGCCGAAAGATTCGTCTTATTACTTCTCACAAAGACAGTGATGCTGTCCTGAAATTGTTGAATTACCATTCTGCAGAAGAGGCCCACTATTTTGATGTAAATAGTCGCGAAGATGGGCTCAAATGTTTTGAAGCTATTATTGACCAGCACAATGTGTCTGTTCTTAAAAAAGCCCTCAAAAGCGAGGGTATGTTGAAAGAAGGTAGTTTCCAGGTTATTGACCTTGCCTCTACTTCCCAAAACTTTGGCATGGGTGTAATTGGTGAATATCCCGAAAAAGGAATTGGCAAAAATGAATTCTTACACCTTGTATCGAAGGCTTTGAACGTGAAGGCCATTCGATTTTCCGGTAACGTTGACCGTATTAAAAGCGTGGCTGTATGTGGCGGTGCAGGAGTATTTTTGAAGGATAAAGCCATCGCCGCCGGCGCTCAGGCTTTTGTAACTGCTGATATTAAATACCATGATTATTTCACTGAAGCCGATAACTTTTTACTTGTAGATGTTGGCCATTATGAAAGTGAATTCCCGGTAGCCGAGGCTTTAAAGAACGAACTTTCTGAAGCATTTGAAGAACTTGAAGTATCTGTAACCCGAACCGTAACGAACCCGATGCAGGTATATGTATCGGAGCCTGA
- a CDS encoding purine-nucleoside phosphorylase, with protein MKYDTVEEFRNKRDEAVNFIKGETEFQPEYLLILGTGLGQLADEIEAEQVISYADIPHFPVSTVESHAGKLIFGRLGGKEVVAMQGRFHYYEGYTMQQIAFPVRVAKAIGAQSLFVSNACGGLNPNFSRGDIMLIKDHINFLGDNPLIGPNDDELGPRFPDMSEPYTERLLELAENVALENSIKMHQGVYLAVTGPMLETKAEYRYMRQLGADVVGMSTVPEVISAVHMGMDVLGISVITDECFPDALEPVDIEDVLAAAAMAEPKMTQVIINVLERL; from the coding sequence ATGAAATACGATACGGTTGAGGAATTTCGAAATAAAAGAGATGAAGCAGTAAATTTTATCAAGGGAGAAACGGAGTTTCAGCCGGAATATCTGCTTATTCTCGGTACAGGTTTGGGGCAGCTCGCCGACGAAATAGAGGCCGAACAAGTCATAAGCTATGCTGATATTCCTCACTTCCCGGTGTCAACGGTAGAAAGCCATGCGGGAAAGCTGATTTTCGGAAGGCTTGGCGGAAAGGAAGTGGTAGCCATGCAGGGGCGTTTTCATTACTATGAGGGTTATACCATGCAGCAAATTGCTTTTCCGGTTCGTGTGGCAAAGGCTATTGGTGCTCAGTCACTATTTGTGAGTAATGCTTGTGGAGGCCTGAATCCAAACTTCAGCCGGGGTGATATTATGTTGATTAAGGACCATATCAACTTTTTGGGTGACAATCCTCTTATTGGCCCAAATGATGATGAGTTGGGACCGCGCTTTCCTGATATGAGTGAACCATATACAGAGCGATTGTTGGAGCTGGCAGAGAATGTCGCTCTTGAAAACTCTATCAAGATGCATCAGGGAGTTTACCTTGCTGTAACCGGCCCTATGCTGGAAACAAAAGCGGAATACAGATATATGCGTCAGCTTGGTGCAGATGTGGTAGGAATGAGTACTGTTCCGGAAGTAATTTCGGCCGTTCATATGGGCATGGATGTACTTGGTATTTCAGTAATTACAGATGAGTGCTTTCCTGATGCGTTAGAACCGGTGGATATTGAAGATGTGCTGGCTGCTGCGGCTATGGCCGAGCCCAAAATGACCCAGGTAATTATTAATGTTTTAGAGCGGTTATAA
- a CDS encoding isoaspartyl peptidase/L-asparaginase, translating to MKNIFFALLLFTFTLGCTQSQDANSSQPAQKEWAIALHGGAGYVSKDMPEDRKEAYMKSLEEALNIGAEILENGGSALDAIEKTVNYLEDNELYNAGKGAVFTSEGKNELDAAIMDGSTLNAGAITGVTTVKNPISLARKVMTESKHVFFSADGAETFADETDVERVDPEYFYTERRFQSLKRAQAEEQESSLIETNQQKEWKYGTVGAVALDKNGNLAAATSTGGMTNKKYGRVGDVPIIGSGTYANDLIAVSATGWGEKIMLNVSAHTLAAYMEFKNTSLQASMDYLVDDVLEPGDAGFIAVDKYGNISMKTNTGSMFRAATDSDGNKEVGIWE from the coding sequence ATGAAAAACATTTTCTTTGCTCTTCTATTGTTCACTTTTACTCTGGGATGCACACAATCCCAAGACGCTAACTCTTCGCAACCCGCTCAAAAAGAATGGGCTATTGCCCTGCATGGAGGCGCCGGCTATGTTTCAAAAGACATGCCTGAAGATCGCAAAGAAGCTTATATGAAATCTCTGGAGGAAGCCTTAAACATTGGTGCTGAAATCTTGGAAAATGGGGGTTCTGCATTAGATGCAATCGAGAAAACAGTCAACTACCTGGAAGACAACGAACTCTATAATGCAGGAAAAGGAGCTGTATTTACTTCGGAAGGAAAAAATGAACTTGATGCAGCTATCATGGATGGTTCAACCCTGAATGCAGGTGCCATTACCGGTGTAACTACGGTAAAAAACCCGATCTCTTTAGCCAGAAAAGTTATGACTGAATCGAAGCATGTTTTCTTTTCTGCTGATGGCGCTGAAACCTTTGCTGATGAAACAGATGTGGAGCGCGTAGATCCTGAATACTTTTATACCGAACGTCGTTTTCAATCGCTGAAAAGAGCACAGGCTGAAGAACAGGAGTCAAGTCTGATTGAAACTAATCAACAAAAAGAATGGAAATACGGAACCGTTGGAGCTGTTGCTCTGGACAAAAATGGCAACCTTGCCGCGGCCACATCCACGGGTGGCATGACCAATAAGAAGTATGGCCGTGTTGGCGATGTGCCTATCATTGGGTCAGGAACCTATGCCAACGACTTAATTGCTGTATCTGCCACAGGATGGGGAGAGAAAATCATGTTAAACGTTTCAGCACATACACTGGCTGCTTACATGGAGTTTAAAAATACCTCGCTGCAGGCATCTATGGATTACCTGGTTGATGACGTGCTTGAGCCCGGTGACGCCGGCTTTATCGCCGTTGATAAATATGGCAACATTTCTATGAAAACAAATACCGGATCTATGTTCCGCGCTGCAACTGATTCTGACGGAAATAAAGAGGTAGGAATCTGGGAATAG
- a CDS encoding HAMP domain-containing sensor histidine kinase has protein sequence MKLITKFLLIYLFVSTIVLGIGGVISYYIIKDEIDQELKWEFLDRIDRVTYLLEQGKTFEGLEGVNQDENLVIRSLPYNLENNVEVTDTLIWDSRLEQEEKNVKVSAYRTIQDTTYYISTYGNMIESNDVREAVITILLWILGLQVAGAIGIGYFVSGPLFKPFRNTLKRIQGFQLNESEFLKAEKTNVQEFKDLNQFVEEMTKKAVSDYKNLKEFAENASHELQTPLAIAKGKLELLTETPLNEEQYRYVESLEKTIKKLSRLSESLALLTKIENHEFIDGEVVNLSNLITEGIEAFKEFAELHNLTINTEIENGVSINMHPVLAEILWSNLFQNAIRHNIKDGSIRVILTPEKLKVSNTGNNLKVKPEQLFERFKKADPSSNSIGLGLSIIKRIADQNDMDITYVNENSWHHLEISLKTVKTG, from the coding sequence ATGAAGCTGATAACCAAATTCCTGCTTATTTACTTATTTGTGAGTACCATCGTTTTGGGAATAGGTGGCGTTATATCCTATTACATTATAAAGGATGAAATAGATCAAGAGCTGAAATGGGAATTTCTGGATCGGATAGATCGGGTAACGTATTTGCTGGAACAGGGCAAAACCTTTGAGGGGCTGGAAGGAGTTAATCAGGATGAGAACCTGGTCATCAGGAGTCTTCCCTATAATCTTGAAAATAATGTAGAAGTAACAGATACATTAATTTGGGATAGCCGGCTTGAGCAGGAGGAAAAAAACGTAAAAGTATCGGCCTACCGCACCATTCAGGACACTACATACTATATATCCACGTATGGAAATATGATTGAGTCGAATGATGTTCGCGAAGCCGTAATCACCATTCTTCTGTGGATCTTAGGGCTTCAGGTGGCTGGTGCCATCGGGATAGGATACTTTGTTTCTGGTCCGCTGTTCAAGCCTTTCCGAAATACGCTTAAACGGATTCAGGGATTTCAGCTGAACGAGAGTGAGTTCCTCAAAGCTGAGAAAACAAATGTTCAGGAGTTTAAAGACCTGAATCAGTTTGTTGAAGAGATGACAAAGAAAGCGGTATCGGACTATAAAAATCTAAAAGAATTCGCGGAAAATGCTTCCCATGAACTTCAGACTCCCCTTGCAATAGCCAAAGGAAAGTTGGAGTTACTCACAGAAACACCGCTGAATGAAGAGCAATACAGGTATGTAGAAAGTCTGGAGAAAACGATCAAAAAGTTATCCAGATTAAGTGAGTCTCTGGCGTTGCTCACCAAAATCGAGAATCATGAATTCATAGATGGTGAAGTAGTAAATCTTAGCAACTTGATAACAGAGGGAATAGAGGCTTTTAAAGAATTTGCAGAGCTCCATAACCTGACTATCAACACGGAAATTGAGAATGGGGTGTCCATTAACATGCATCCTGTGCTGGCAGAAATACTTTGGAGCAATCTGTTTCAGAATGCAATCCGTCATAATATTAAAGATGGGAGCATCAGGGTTATTCTGACACCAGAAAAACTAAAAGTATCTAATACCGGTAACAATTTAAAAGTTAAACCTGAGCAGTTATTTGAACGATTTAAGAAAGCTGATCCAAGTTCAAATAGCATTGGCCTGGGGCTGTCCATCATCAAGCGAATTGCCGATCAAAATGATATGGATATCACTTATGTGAATGAAAATTCATGGCACCATCTGGAAATTAGTTTAAAGACTGTAAAAACAGGCTGA
- a CDS encoding DoxX family protein, giving the protein MYKKLLSTNINKFISADYAVLLLRIGAGLIIFTHGLPKLMKVFAGDFSFGDPIGIGPELSLILAAFAEGICGLFITLGLWTRLSAIILSINMAVALFFAHAGDPFSAKEKSLLFLLMFVVILFMGGGKYSVDKKMGG; this is encoded by the coding sequence ATGTATAAGAAGTTGCTATCTACAAATATCAATAAATTTATAAGCGCCGATTATGCCGTATTATTATTAAGAATTGGGGCCGGTCTTATTATTTTCACTCATGGCCTTCCAAAACTGATGAAAGTTTTTGCCGGCGATTTTAGCTTTGGAGATCCCATTGGGATTGGGCCAGAGCTTTCACTTATTCTCGCGGCTTTTGCGGAAGGAATTTGCGGCTTGTTTATCACTTTGGGTCTTTGGACAAGACTATCAGCAATCATTCTTTCCATTAATATGGCAGTAGCTTTATTTTTTGCTCATGCCGGAGACCCATTCAGTGCCAAGGAAAAGTCCCTGTTATTCTTGCTAATGTTTGTTGTTATACTGTTTATGGGTGGAGGGAAATACTCGGTAGACAAGAAAATGGGTGGCTAA